The Malus sylvestris chromosome 3, drMalSylv7.2, whole genome shotgun sequence genomic sequence gaataagcggctgtgctgtgagaataagcggctgtgaaataaatcagcagagcgtttggtaaacttttttgtaaaagtgcttttggaaaaaaaagcagtctgatagtgggtcttttcattaaaggagcactatagctccgtgtgctttgaaaaaaaaccaattttccaaagctgcaaatagcagcttcagctttttcctttgatttcagcttattctcacagcagcttccaaaataagccattttttttcagtttaccaaacacctaaaaccctcgtagctttttttcacagatgctttttttttaagcacctcactcccaaactaggtctaacTATAACAGGATCAAGGATGTGAGACGTCATATCCTCGAGATAGTGCAAATGGTTAAGATTCATGATATATTTATGGCGAACCATTTTGAAATCAGAACATTCAATTCCAGGAGATGTTTTGCCTGTTGAAGAAGTATAAACTAAAGAGGAAAAAGCATACTAGCTTTGACTAGAACAGGTACTCCAATAGTCCAATGAAGCATCCGCACTACAAACTACTTAATTGGGACTACAAACTACTCCAATAATCCAATAGTCCAATGGTCCAATGAAGCATCTGCACTACTAACTACTCCAATAGTCCAATGACTAGAACCGAAGATGTTTTTGGATCCCAGAAAGGATTCTCAATTGGGACTCAACAAGCCCTTCTATATGGGATGAATTATTCACTTGTTGCATAATGTTAACTTATAACAGATGAGTTTTGAGAGTATCATGTCATTACATTAAACACAAAATATTCTTCAAGGTTGGGAAGAACATTTATAAATGTTACCTGCAGCTCATTAGGAACATATCCGGCATCAACAGCAGCACGGGTAGCTCCAACTAATGAAAAGAGAGGAAAGAAACGTCAGATTATTCTTATCCACATTGCAAAAACAGAACATGCCTATAAGTTCCAAGTATGGAAGGCTAAAACTCATCTAAATTGTGAATTTAATGTATGTTGTTGATATAACTCAACAACATATCACATTGCTAGAACAGAATATGCGTATAGACTCAAATATGGAAGGTTAAAAATTTTCTAAATTGTGAATAAATGTTTATACAACTCAACTAAATTCTGTATATCATATTAAGTCGTAAGAAAGCATGGCAAGTAATCAACAAGAAACATTACAGGTTATCAGCATACACAAGCACAGCCACAACACACACATGACAAAGTAACAAGAATAAGAAGCACAAAGAAGCAACACTAATAAGATTACAGATgctagaaaaaaagaaaaaaagaatggaGTTCTGAGCACAAAAAGGATCAGTGAAATTACCAGCTGCACCAAGTTTCTCTGCGAGTTTTTCTATCATTTTGAAGTTTTCAGCACTTTTCAACGCACGGCCCCCAGTAACCACAACACGAGCATTCCCAAGATCAGGCCGGTCTGTATCCTGTGATGTGTGCTTTACATATCGAGATTTACAAACAGAATCTGCAAATGAGATAAAAGCTATGTAAAAATATGGCCTATGTTTTAATAGtcaataaaaggtcgtacccagtgcacaaggctcccgctttacgcagggtctgggagaggtgaatgtcggctagccttacccccatttatggagaggctgctcccaagttaTGTTTTAATAGTCAATGAGGTAAAAAATTTAACAGCTCCATTTATGATCAAAAGGATGTTTTCTAGGGTTACACCATGGACACTTGTAGCATTACCGTTGACCAGCGAAAATGAATTCACAGGTGGGCATAGAAGCAGTCACATAACTTCTTGTTAATTAAATTAGATTTAAACGTATATTTGACTAGTAGATATTATGCATTCAAAAATGACAATCTGACCTTCACCAAAGGTGGAGAGGTCAACCTGGGAGATAGGAGCTTCATTTGATTTCGAATCAGCCGAGATGGGGTATACTGGAAAAGATGTTGATCTAATGCTCAGCAGACAAGGGCCAGCACCAGTGTATCGAACAGTACAAAGGGCATTTCCGGCATAAATTGGCCTGCCATATGAAAAGATAATCTTACATTCTTACTGGTAGCTTGATGAAACCGACATGTACCACAGATACAGAGTCCAAAGTCAACCAAGACATGCTTACACAGGAACGTGAAACTAACCCCTCTAGACCTTTCCATAAGTGAAACAAGATACAAGAATAAAGACGTATTTCATGTTGGCATGCCTCTGAGTTATAGTAAGCGGATAGTTCTAGTTTGAAGAGCAGGGTATTTCCTGATGCATGAGGATATGATTTTGTAAACACGGTTGTAGTGGCTTTGATTGATTATACTTCAGTGAATTGCTATTTCACCGTGTTGTACTGTTGTTTAGTTAATTTCATTTTACTGAAGTCGTTATGTACAAAATCACCAAACAATAATTTACATAATACGAGAAGTGATCACAACAACAACCTAACAACAGAGTTACCTGACAAATAGATGAGAATCAGAAATTTCAATCACATCCGTGATTGGAGAAACATCTAAAAGCGCAGCAGCCCGTGGCAGTATGTTCTTCCCAAATGAACCCGAAGCAGTGATTACATGTGAGTACCCACCTTTCTGCTGAACCAAATGGATCAGTCTAGCCCAAGGTTCTGCTAGAGGATGACTAAATTTCTCAGAATCAGCCACAAGCACCTACACAAACAGTTAGCAATCAAACACCATAACACTCTACATATTTCAAAATCCCATATCATCATATGGGTCAGTAGCCCATTTGGAAATATAAAGggccgtttgataaccatttcgtcttcaattttcaattttttttaaaaccgaAAACTCGTTTGGTAACTATATCCTATATGCTAAAAGCTAAAAactgaaatggttatcaaacgggcCCTAAAACAACCTCAAATGCAAGATTTTTAATTACAGCTTGAAGAACATGCGGGGTGCCATTTGAGATACCTGAGAAACTGACGGGTCACACGAAGCAGCATTCGCAGCCGCTTCGTGGAGGGCAGGGCCGGAGCCTGCTAATAGCAACGAAATCGAGTTTTCGTCGCTCAAAGAACTTGCAGCCTTCACTGCGCTGACTGATTGGGGTTTGATAGCACCACCTTCGTGTTCGGCTAAAACCAATGTGCTAATCTACTCAATTATtcgaaataaatcagaaaattataCAATTACAAACTGGTAATGAATTTTCAGTACATTAGACGAagcgaaaatttgaaaattttgaaaattctgAGGTGACTGGAGGAAAGTGAGACTTACGGATCTTGAATTGAAGGATGAAGCGAAAATTCGTGCCTTGAAGGAAGGAACGATTCGTTTCCTCAAGGCTCTGAAAGCTGCCATTTCTgaagctctctccctctctgtgTGTTTAGCTTTTGGGGTCGATGACGATGGACGAAGAATGACATAGGCAAACGATCGAACCGGCTGAGCTCCAAAATTCCTGACAAACGTGGCATTCTTATCAGTTATCACAacggtttttaagaaaaaaaacggTGCGTTTCAAGTGGGTCTTCACTTTTACCTTCTCCCTTAACCAATTTACTAACGATGACGATCCCATCTAACGGctatataataaataaacaattttTTCGATTAACACACTTAATTATAGATATGTTAATAGAATTATTAAACGATTTTCCATTGAGTTGATTTTTTAGAGTTAATCTTTAGAATTTGACCTATAAAAAATGAGAAATGTCCAAAAATGACAAGGTTTCTATATTCCCTTGCAAATTTTACTCTCTTTTTTGCGACCACAATTTTTTTGTGTGACCATAGATGGTATTAAATCGTTGATATTAATAATTGGACCAACATAGATGAGATTGTAAAATTACACAACGCACAAGTACAAAATGATGTATCTTTATTCACTTGAAATTATTGAATTACTGGAGatagtttcaacaaaagaataTCGCGGAGAAATTACAGATTGTATGTTTTGTAAGATAGACTTTTTGGGTCTATGGTATCTTCTAAACCTAACACATCCCGATCCGAAATATAAACCTAGACTTTCACGCCCCAAACCCTAGATACATTAAGGATCGACACACAACGTCTGTTATACCTGCTCAACAACCATGTCGCGCTTCAAGGATATGACAAAAAATAACCAAGCTATTCAATAACATAgtcatttttttcatttatttcatgGTTACATCTAACCTCTGTGTTAGATTGTCTACGCACCCCAAGACGAGATCAAGCTATTCATAGTTCAGCTTTTGATAAACAACATAGAGTTCCAAAATCACTCAATAGAACTCAACTAGCATGATTCACTAGATTGTAGACTACATAACAAAACCATATGCCAATCAGGATTGTGATTTTGTTATTCACACATATCACCATGTTTTCTAACACAATTCAACAATCACCACAAGTAATATATTCCATAAATCAAAGATGCACTATGTTAATATTTAACTATGTTTATCACCCAACAAGATCAAACATCGCTTCACTAATTTTAATAAGTCAACCTATATATGATTTACCTTATATTCTCCACTTGAAATTCAAATATTCAACATGGTAACTCTAAGTTACAATCGTAAGCATGAACCCGAGTAAATTATGTGCATAAGAATTTAAGGTTCTGGACCAACTCAACGGAATAGAATAGAAAAAAGGATTCCGGATCACTGAACACCATCCAACAAAGATAGGGttccccaatgcggattaaccaggcAGACTCTAGGTATCAATCTGATAGCATGGTTCCTTAATGTAGATTAACCAGGTAGGACCACCTATGATCTAGTGACCAAGTAGGCAGTAACCTCCCAATGCGGATTAAGTACGCAAACTACCCTTAGAATGCATATgatcccccaatgcggattaaccatgCAGAGTCACCCCTAGAATGCTCATAGTCCTCAATGTAGATTAACCAGGCGAGACCATCCATGTACGACACTACTACATGGTGATGTCATTTCATCGGACATGATATAACATACAATATAGACTCCACATAAATGACGATTGTAAGCACATACACTATAGACTCTGCACGATCAACAATTATGTAATCACAGAGACATACAAGTTTTACGGAATAATTATAATACGGTCCTCGACATATCTCTTCATATTAGTAATCGCACATTATCATTATTGTTATCTAGAAGCTCAATACACACGTAAATCCCAATAAAGTGCCACTTGCATGCAAACCGAGACATACATCCCTAAGGTGGCTCACTAACTAAGGTAGACCCACTAGATTCTATCGGGTCTCTAGTAATGCTAACTTCCGCTCCTAAGAATGATTCAAAatatgttgaccaaaagtcaaccttCAGTCAACGTGGTTAACAGTAAAGTCAACAACCCTATGTAATTCAATACGGAAGATCCACACATTGAATTTTTGATCTGTAAATTCCTAAGATTCTTACATAAAATGAATAACAACATACTATATTTCgtgacgatccaatggtcagaTCTTTGTTTACTATAAGAGTTAAGTGGAGGTTCTTCGTGAATTTAGGTTGAAACGATGAAATCTCATCAAATGGACATCGAAAATGAAATCAGGGCCTTGACATTAGTCTAAGGAGACAAAATAGGGTCACTGGCAATGCGCCACTTCCACATGCAGCCACACATAACGGCCGACGGTTCTGACTCGTTGGAGTTTTTAACGATCACCTAAATGATTCAAATTATACTAGCATTAAGATAGTGAGGAGTAAAATATTTTTCATATCTTCACCAGAGTGCAAATTTGGCCAGAAGACGGTGAAAATTGTCATGGAAGTCACATATTTGCTGTAATTTTGTGGCGTCACCGTGGATGCTTCGATGGGTGATCAGAACCCATGGATCTCGTCCTAAGGTCCTAGGCTGTCGACTGGTGGTGATGGTAGACCTCAGGGTTGGACGGAAGGGTAGTTTTGTCGTTAGTAAGGCTCGGAGCTGTCAATCTCGGTACGCCATGGCCAAATAGGCACAAGGTTGGGTGGGTTGTGTTCGTGAGGATGAGGAGtttaatggtggtggtggcaacaAGCCTTGCCGTTAGGGCTCGCTGAAAAAAGCCTCGAGAAGTCTGGATTGAACACAGGTCACTAAGCCGTGTACTCGGGTCAATGCTAGCCAACACCCAAATGGGAAGGCTTCTCTAGTACTTCTTGAGCCTTCCACTTATAAAGGTCTTAATGATGAAAATCCGCCCACCTTTGCTTGTTTATTTCTCCTTCGTTAAAATTCCGTTTCGCGAACggttttcgcctatgcgttcgtaggGTTGAGCTTTATCCAAAAACACTAAGAGTGACCTCGAAGGGCCTACAACCTTTTAATGACCATTTACGAAAATCAAACTTTATAATTAAGTAATCAAAACTCTAAATTTGatggaaaataataataattttctgaAAATATGATATACGAATAATTGAATAGTGGAATCTAGTGATGAGATTTCACATAGACAAGTGAGTCGAAGAATGTTGGCCGAGATTTgtaaggtgacgaagccataaagtgatagTGAGGTGGAAAGTTAagaataaatcaaaatataaattaattggATAAGAGTGTGCATGTGAGCGAGGTTAAATCTTTATTACAAAAATaaatgtcagagcataagtatcATTGTGCAACATAAAGTATAAATACACTTACAATTTCCCTAAGCTCATTAGTTAACTtatttagtaaattaaaaaatttaattttaaattttaaatatgtaatctaaactacatattaatagtaTCACTTACATGTGATTTTAAGAactataatatttaaaatttaaaaaaaaattaaaagtaaacTTCTCCCCTCTCTCCACTCCCATGTTatctcttgctctctttctctcgctCTCATCCTCTCTTCACTCTCTACTCCCACGTTCTTTtgtaattataataatttttttgaaaggaaaactaatgaaaaatgcttgaaaactttgagttttaacgataaggataaaataaagagtaaaatgaatattactataattaactttttagtgtacaaatatgatttttcgttaaatttttttttttgaattccattaaattttaaaataaactcATAAAATTCATCAAGTCAAGTTCCTCCACTCGATCTGACTCTCTTGCTGCCCTATTGGCCACAACATCCTCAGGGGACCTTGGCTTATCACCGTCGCACGTGACCGATACGTAGGAGCgaaaaacaaatagagaaagcaAAAGGCGAGAGACTAACGCAGCAGCTCTCTCTCCCATTTCATTCTCTCTGTGATTTTGCTCGGGAAATCGGGATTTGAGCTCTCCGTTGCTCTGGAATCAAATCCAGTCCGCTCATCTCAGCCATGATTTCCACCGGCAAGATCAAGTCCGTCGATTTTTATAGGTCAGATCTCTCGCATTTCCTTCACTCCCTCTCACTGTTCATCAGCTCTGTGTGTGTGGTTTGGATCTGATCGTGGGAAATTCAGTTGGTTTTGGTGTATGTGATCTGTGAATTTTTTATGGACAAGGGAATGAATGGCTTGGAATTATAAATGGAATTGAAGTGATTATAGTCAagattaataatttaatcaatACTAATGAAAGAGATTGGTGATTTGATTAGTTTGGTTGCTTAGAATTACTAtagtaatttttttcttttcagatttAGGTTGATTGTTTTTTTTGGAGGAGTTGGAATAGTGTTTGATTGCTTGAATGAACATtggaaagtaatgaaattgGTATTATCCATAATTTTTCGAAATCGAACTTTCTATGGAATACCTATTTAGCTGTTACACAAAAGATGAATTAGGCATTCCATCCATACGTTGGTGCCATTGAAAGGTCCATTTCAACCACACCACCGAAGAGCGAGGAAGCATTACTAGATTATTTGGATGTGCTTAGTGGAAGCATTAATAGCAAAAGATTAAAAGGTTTTAGCTGCT encodes the following:
- the LOC126617271 gene encoding electron transfer flavoprotein subunit alpha, mitochondrial is translated as MAAFRALRKRIVPSFKARIFASSFNSRSISTLVLAEHEGGAIKPQSVSAVKAASSLSDENSISLLLAGSGPALHEAAANAASCDPSVSQVLVADSEKFSHPLAEPWARLIHLVQQKGGYSHVITASGSFGKNILPRAAALLDVSPITDVIEISDSHLFVRPIYAGNALCTVRYTGAGPCLLSIRSTSFPVYPISADSKSNEAPISQVDLSTFGEDSVCKSRYVKHTSQDTDRPDLGNARVVVTGGRALKSAENFKMIEKLAEKLGAAVGATRAAVDAGYVPNELQVGQTGKIVAPELYLAFGVSGAIQHLAGMRDSKYIVAVNKDADAPIFQVADYGLVGDIFEVIPELLEKLPEKK